In a single window of the Papaver somniferum cultivar HN1 chromosome 8, ASM357369v1, whole genome shotgun sequence genome:
- the LOC113304930 gene encoding UPF0481 protein At3g47200-like produces the protein MEEAAWSSIADIDLEAGDPYKELELIIQEEKQPIFKLPASLKMGNVKMYEPQVVAIGPYHYGKPHLIPMEVHKKRALIHFVKRSGVPLQTYIDELMKVVDELKMSYAQLDQEWKDDDRRFIELMIVDGCFLLEFLAVGTKVSIDDYARSDPMFSFQGKIVNYDSAIKDLLTVENQLPYLVLTTLLSVARPNEDAHDTISDMMLCHNEGPRRHILDRYAERVLEAPDLELERGMKLPTGYSASELYYQFGIQFRRVGGYKSIKFDDKQAILTLPPIMIHDDHQNPFLNMRAFEVWVSKDLKFHSFIYLIKTLVQSVKDVALLRCQGIIVGPLDHESVLKSIQVFTKDIGMFNVESEPIVALQKMNEYCKRRSVMCWRMCRIWISNLYENYFSNPWTTMSVVAAAILLALTVVQTIYTVRSSRCDKKM, from the exons ATGGAAGAAGCTGCATGGTCATCGATAGCAGATATCGACCTGGAAGCCGGAGATCCTTACAAAGAATTAGAACTCATAATACAAGAAGAGAAACAACCCATATTCAAACTACCTGCGTCGCTCAAAATGGGAAATGTGAAAATGTATGAACCACAAGTAGTTGCTATAGGTCCATACCATTATGGTAAACCTCACTTGATTCCAATGGAAGTTCACAAGAAAAGAGCATTAATCCACTTCGTCAAGAGATCAGGCGTTCCTCTTCAAACTTACATCGATGAACTTATGAAAGTTGTGGATGAATTAAAGATGTCTTACGCGCAGCTGGATCAAGAATGGAAAGATGATGATAGGAGATTCATTGAGCTCATGATTGTCGATGGATGCTTCCTTCTTGAATTCTTGGCTGTTGGTACAAAGGTATCTATCGATGATTACGCTCGTAGTGATCCCATGTTCAGCTTTCAAGGGAAGATTGTTAACTATGATTCTGCAATTAAAGACTTGTTGACAGTTGAAAACCAACTTCCTTATCTTGTTCTTACGACTTTACTGTCCGTTGCACGTCCAAATGAG GATGCACACGACACCATATCAGATATGATGCTGTGCCACAACGAAGGTCCACGCCGTCATATTCTCGACCGCTATGCAGAGAGAGTACTTGAGGCACCAGATTTGGAACTGGAGAGAGGAATGAAATTACCTACCGGATATTCAGCGTCAGAGCTGTACTACCAATTTGGCATACAATTCCGTAGGGTTGGTGGCTATAAAAGTATCAAGTTCGACGATAAACAAGCAATCCTAACCCTTCCTCCTATTATGATCCACGACGATCACCAAAACCCATTTCTCAATATGAGAGCATTCGAAGTTTGGGTGAGCAAAGATTTGAAGTTTCACTCTTTCATTTACCTCATTAAAACTCTTGTTCAGTCAGTCAAGGATGTCGCGTTGCTAAGATGTCAAGGGATTATAGTTGGTCCCTTAGACCACGAATCTGTCCTTAAATCTATTCAGGTTTTCACCAAGGACATAGGAATGTTCAATGTGGAATCTGAACCTATTGTTGCACTTCAGAAGATGAATGAGTATTGCAAACGAAGATCAGTCATGTGCTGGAGAATGTGCAGGATTTGGATTTCGAATCTCTATGAAAATTACTTTAGTAATCCATGGACTACTATGTCAGTAGTAGCAGCTGCTATTCTATTGGCCCTTACTGTTGTGCAAACCATTTACACTGTTCGCTCTTCTAGGTGCGacaaaaaaatgtaa
- the LOC113301535 gene encoding F-box/kelch-repeat protein At3g06240-like has product MSISSSNLPKDIAEEILLRSPVKSLLRFKSVCKSLYSLISSLNFVNKHMNHNIQENNIILIYPDYPMNMRTTQFISLKLSLLFPSTECRYGKVSPEFNDHSFIYSGWRIDSLCGSYDGLLCICYVRTDVDCNKDEQIVVLNPSTTEFKEIRVPTKLTGKGNIKLRSLFWFGYDYKISDYKLVRVVGVDSRGTENFEVEVYTLGLDSWRKIEHVSYKFVKHQPGVFVNGALHWFVVSNVKRVKVLVSFDISNERFVELPLPKERLTYPEEPLEDVKYQKTVGELGGFICLLFHVFGVRVDVWIMQEYGVRESWTK; this is encoded by the coding sequence ATGTCAATATCAAGTTCAAATCTTCCGAAGGACATCGCCGAAGAGATCTTATTAAGGTCGCCGGTGAAATCTCTCCTAAGATTTAAATCCGTCTGTAAGTCATTGTATTCCCTAATTAGCAGCCTTAATTTTGTTAATAAACACATGAATCATAATATCCAGGAAAACAACATTATTCTTATTTATCCTGATTATCCGATGAATATGAGGACAACCCAattcatttcattaaaattatcACTATTGTTTCCATCTACTGAATGTCGATATGGGAAGGTTAGTCCTGAATTTAACGATCACTCATTTATATATTCGGGATGGAGAATTGATTCTTTATGTGGTTCTTATGATGGATTATTATGCATATGTTATGTTAGAACTGATGTCGATTGTAACAAAGATGAACAGATTGTTGTTTTGAATCCATCGACTACCGAATTTAAGGAAATACGCGTTCCAACGAAACTAACCGGGAAGGGGAATATAAAGTTGAGGAGTTTATTTTGGTTTGGGTATGATTACAAGATTTCTGATTACAAGTTGGTTAGAGTTGTGGGCGTAGACAGTCGCGGTACGGAGAATTTTGAGGTTGAGGTCTATACGTTGGGATTAGATTCATGGAGAAAGATTGAACATGTATCTTACAAATTTGTAAAACATCAACCTGGGGTGTTTGTTAATGGTGCTCTTCATTGGTTTGTCGTTTCCAATGTGAAACGAGTGAAAGTTCTAGTCTCTTTTGATATTTCTAACGAGAGGTTTGTAGAATTGCCACTGCCTAAAGAGCGTTTGACATATCCAGAAGAACCTTTGGAAGATGTAAAGTATCAGAAAACGGTGGGGGAGCTGGGAGGGTTCATTTGTTTGCTTTTTCATGTTTTTGGTGTTCGGGTCGATGTGTGGATTATGCAAGAGTATGGAGTGAGGGAATCATGGACTAAATAA
- the LOC113304931 gene encoding probable WRKY transcription factor 30, which translates to MENNRTFSMIYLDLKTSIINELNQAKELLIKQFQINLDANYSTKSNLLLPVILYSLDNCLSLMSGINFEASSQSQATGMIESSGPVGGNHLRATVPLFRKPQPKWTGHVRICKQKGLQVSLDDGYNWKKYGQKDILRAKHPRCSRSSAEGCKAMKHVQQSDEERSMFIVTYQGKHTCIEGVSGNNNFSSMTLDIQSTSSSFSGPAASESSSFSIYNILNNSEGRHNLPTSEYDDLCELTSATSALDPTEVYLDLDSYV; encoded by the exons ATGGAGAACAATCGAACTTTTAGCATGATTTACTTGGATCTGAAGACCTCGATAATCAATGAGCTAAACCAAGCTAAAGAGCTTCTCATCAAACAATTTCAAATTAATCTTGATGCTAATTACTCTACTAAAAGCAACTTGTTATTACCTGTAATCTTATATTCTCTAGATAACTGTCTTTCATTGATGAGTGGGATTAACTTCGAAGCTAGCAGTCAGTCTCAGGCGACCgggatgattgaatcatcaggaCCCGTTGGTGGAAATCATCTCCGGGCGACTGTCCCTCTGTTCCG GAAACCACAACCGAAATGGACAGGTCATGTACGTATATGCAAGCAGAAGGGGCTCCAAGTATCTCTAGATGATGGATATAATTGGAAAAAATATGGACAGAAAGACATTCTTCGCGCAAAACATCCAAG ATGTTCGCGTAGCAGTGCTGAAGGGTGTAAAGCTATGAAACATGTTCAACAATCTGACGAAGAACGATCGATGTTTATTGTTACATACCAAGGGAAACATACTT GTATCGAGGGAGTAAGTGGCAACAACAATTTTTCTTCAATGACACTGGATATTCAATCCACAAGTAGTTCTTTTTCAGGTCCTGCTGCTTCAGAATCCAGTTCATTTTCTATTTACAATATATTAAACAACTCTGAAGGTCGACACAACTTACCAACTTCAGAATACGATGATCTTTGTGAACTTACTTCAGCAACTTCGGCATTGGATCCTACAGAAGTTTATTTAGATTTAGACTCGTACGTTTAA
- the LOC113304932 gene encoding putative disease resistance protein RGA3 translates to MSATEGNISWRLSHVLLNNKNYVLWSQIVALAIGGKKKILENILESITEKKSPGVTNVDVLVRNVQEVIAGKKYLIVLDDVWNDNAEDWDKLMSFLSVGAPGSKILVTTRSEHVAAIVRGAIPPYSLTALSDQDFWSIIKNKAFSPGGALETETLTKIEEEIATRCSGLPIAANFLGSLMRLKRKESDWLAIRDNGFLHQSNEGGYQKSLEDIGNDHFHRLLSNSFFQDVKKDKLGDIEKVKMHDLVHDLALSVVGSHEAMTLNAREMKKHASDIRRVQLVLDQTASPNVLNSAEKLRTLFCREEDELRLGPISNKRLRVIFSLGHNSLEIPSTPFKFKHLRYLEIISLTTPNVHLSSISQLYNLQVMNLRGCEDVQKILKELGSLINLRHLNLSESDVEVIPGSILRLTNLQTLYMGSCEYLKALPVNIGSLQQLSVLDVSGTSTEDLPDSVTSIYNLRRLEFHNCESLKSLPHNLGALTIKVT, encoded by the exons ATGTCTGCAACCGAAGGCAATATCTCTTGGAGATTATCTCATGTGTTACTCAATAATAAAAACTATGTTCTTTGGTCCCAAATAGTAGCCTTGGCTATTGGTGGAAAGAAGAAA ATCTTAGAAAATATTCTAGAGTCCATTACTGAAAAAAAGAGTCCTGGGGTGACAAACGTTGATGTACTAGTGAGGAATGTCCAGGAAGTTATTGCTGGGAAGAAATATTTGATAGTATTGGATGATGTCTGGAATGACAATGCGGAAGACTGGGATAAACTTATGAGTTTTTTAAGCGTGGGTGCTCCGGGGAGCAAAATCTTAGTAACTACTCGTAGTGAGCATGTTGCAGCTATTGTTAGAGGTGCAATTCCACCGTACAGTTTAACAGCCTTATCAGATCAAGATTTCTGGTCGATTATCAAGAACAAGGCATTTTCGCCTGGTGGAGCACTGGAGACTGAAACTTTGACAAAAATTGAAGAGGAGATTGCAACAAGATGTTCGGGCTTACCAATTGCAGCTAATTTTCTTGGAAGTCTGATGCGCTTGAAACGTAAGGAGTCTGACTGGTTAGCCATCCGAGACAATG GATTTCTTCATCAATCTAATGAAGGAGGATACCAAAAATCACTAGAAGATATTGGTAACGATCATTTCCATCGTTTGTTGTCGAATTCTTTCTTTCAAGATGTAAAAAAGGATAAGCTAGGCGACATAGAGAAAGTCAAAATGCATGATTTGGTTCATGATCTTGCATTAAGTGTCGTTGGGAGTCATGAAGCCATGACTCTGAATGCACGTGAAATGAAGAAGCATGCATCTGATATTCGTCGTGTACAACTAGTTCTCGACCAGACAGCATCGCCTAATGTCTTGAATAGTGCAGAAAAGTTGCGCACACTGTTTTgcagagaagaagatgaattacGGCTGGGTCCAATTAGCAACAAGCGTTTACGAGTAATATTTTCTCTCGGTCATAACAGTCTAGAAATTCCATCCACCCCATTTAAGTTCAAGCACTTGAGGTACCTTGAGATCATCTCTCTCACAACTCCAAATGTTCATCTTTCTTCCATCAGTCAACTCTACAATCTGCAGGTTATGAACCTCCGTGGATGCGAAGATGTCCAGAAAATACTCAAAGAACTTGGGTCTTTGATTAATTTACGTCATCTTAATCTCTCTGAATCGGACGTGGAAGTGATACCTGGTTCCATCCTCAGGCTCACCAATTTGCAGACTTTATATATGGGAAGTTGTGAATATTTAAAAGCCTTGCCAGTAAACATCGGATCTCTCCAACAATTGTCAGTTCTTGATGTTTCCGGAACATCTACGGAAGACTTGCCCGATTCAGTCACGAGCATCTACAATTTAAGGAGATTGGAATTCCACAATTGCGAGAGCCTAAAATCGTTACCCCATAACCTTGGAGCGCTCACAATTAAGGTTACTTGA
- the LOC113303212 gene encoding uncharacterized protein LOC113303212 yields MASSDNKTQKRWKGLIRKEDIASDLTRYSAPTKLALLKEVSQFPDVIIDRNVLVKKTTTGIISSREYPMLWRHLAYCDKLPEAVDEKLEEQRLDDEDSDLEYELLEAFPPATDEASSEVAACVKVLLASGLSDDAEGSPITVEAPFTINMPTWQDSKSPLDNPQPCSLKGINITVPVSVQKQSSAAVTTAKGLDGTVATTAKGLDGTMVNAGGVQPAKIRKWKTWTLEEDNELIAAVKKLGERNWANILKADFFKGDRTASQLSQRWGIIRKRLKEQTKRTHRAMGCNQPSSYTSSEYAHE; encoded by the coding sequence ATGGCTTCATCTGATAATAAGACACAGAAACGATGGAAGGGTTTAATCAGGAAAGAAGATATTGCTTCGGATTTAACAAGATACAGTGCACCAACAAAACTAGCTCTACTTAAGGAAGTTTCTCAGTTTCCTGATGTGATAATAGATAGGAATGTGTTGGTCAAGAAGACGACAACAGGTATTATTAGTTCCCGGGAATATCCGATGTTATGGAGACATTTGGCCTATTGCGATAAACTGCCAGAAGCAGTAGATGAAAAACTTGAGGAACAGCGATTGGATGATGAAGATAGTGACTTGGAGTATGAGTTATTGGAAGCTTTTCCTCCTGCTACTGATGAAGCATCATCAGAggttgctgcttgtgtgaaggtgCTGCTTGCTTCTGGTTTGTCAGATGACGCGGAAGGAAGTCCTATAACTGTAGAAGCTCCATTCACTATAAATATGCCTACTTGGCAGGATTCTAAAAGTCCATTGGATAATCCTCAGCCGTGCAGCTTGAAAGGAATAAATATTACTGTTCCAGTTTCTGTACAAAAACAATCATCGGCTGCAGTGACAACAGCTAAAGGATTGGATGGAACTGTGGCGACAACAGCTAAAGGATTGGATGGAACCATGGTAAATGCTGGCGGCGTTCAGCCTGCaaaaataagaaaatggaaaACCTGGACGCTAGAGGAGGATAATGAACTCATTGCTGCTGTGAAGAAATTAGGTGAAAGGAATTGGGCTAACATTCTTAAGGCAGATTTTTTCAAGGGTGATAGGACTGCTTCACAATTATCTCAGAGATGGGGCATCATAAGGAAGAGACTTAAGGAACAGACAAAACGAACTCACAGAGCAATGGGTTGCAACCAACCGAGCAGTTACACAAGCTCTGAGTATGCCCATGAATAA